From Rhododendron vialii isolate Sample 1 chromosome 7a, ASM3025357v1:
TGTCACTACTAGTTTGCTATAGATATAGGTTAGCCAGTATTTGAACCTATTAACAATTGATATGACCCCATCCTAACGACTATTTGAAGGTGTACACACAATTCGACTAATTCATGAGAAATCAATTCCATCATCCATTAAAACGGCGGACtgggagaccctgccaagcaggggtgcttggcaggggtgccgaccgcatctcggccgtccaaaagtgttttggacggcccggatgcaAAGATGCCGagcgaattttaaaaaaaagaaaagaaaaatgaaaaaaatgttttgatccGGATCGTTGATTCCGATATGAATGGCTGGATGGGCCGCCCGGCACCTGCTCGGCAGGGATGCCGCTCGGCAGAGTTCCCGGATCCTGTGAGGTTTCAAACATGAGGCCAACAATTCCAAACCTGAGTCCAACTAAAGCCAGGACAACGCACGGAGGGTCTAACCCGGTGATATCACATGAAAGGTTTCGAACGTGAGATtttaagaaatgaaaataaacaatttttttttcagaaaataagcATAAAAAATTTCATCGCCTTAAAATTGTCTGAGAGATAATTTAGAGTgcgattttttaaaaacttttaaaGATTGAATTGGCCAGTAATTAACAATGTTAGACGTAATGTGATTTAAACTTGAGAAAATTCATGTTTGTAGGTACGCGTAGAAGAATATTTACCCGTATTGAAATAACATGGTTTACGGTTTGCAAACGTGAGAGACAAAGAGGGGTTCGACCAAAAAGCCGGAGTAAAATATGCGGTGAAGTTCGCCCCACAGTACTCCGGCGCAGCCAACACAGCGTCGCCGCCGAGAGGGGTGGCGGCGAGCTTCGCAATGTCGTCAACAAGCACAACATCGGAGTCCAAATACACCACTTTCCGGACGCACAGAGGGAGAATATTTGCCAAGTAGCTGCGGGCGTAGTTGAGTGGGCAGTCGAGGGCGGAGCGGATGGAGGTGGAGATGAGTCCGGTGACTACGGAGTCGGAGAAGGGGTAGATTTGGAATTTTAGGTAAGGGAAGGAGGCGGATACGGTGGCGCGCAAGAGCGAGGACGCGTTGGCGGAGGCCGAGGCAGAGGAGGCGGCTGAGGTGATGAAGTGGAAGATTTTGTTTTGTGGGCAGAAGGAATGGTGGAGGACGGAGAGGATCGCGGCCATGGAGCCCCGGAGGTAGGTGGCGTCGAGGGTCATTGCCACGTGGACGGCCTCCTCGGAGCATATGCTGATTATATCGTCGTCATTATTGTTGTCGTCGTCCTCTGTTTCAATATCATGGTTATTGATGATGGAGGGGCAGTTTGGGGAATTGTAGAATTCTGGGGCTTCTTTGAATTGTTGAGGGAGATTGGTGGTGCTGGTGGAGAGGGTGGTGGAGAGGGTGAAGGAggaaatgtagagagagaagacaaGAAGGGATTGGAGTCCCTGTTTAGGCATAGTTGGGTGGTGGAAGTTGGAAATGGCAGGGAGGGTGTATTGGgttttatgagagagagagagagagagagagatgaagtaCTACTATTTGTTTtgttacaaaataaaatatgtaCATCTTGGTAAGGAAGTATTGCCCTTTGCTCTAACCGGGTGAGTCTTTCATACTGGGACCGAAATTAGGATCGTCACATCGCGTGTTTCGAGTAACGAAGAGTTATATTTACTAAGATCGTCACATCGCGTGTTCCGAacaacgaaaaatatatttaatttcAACAAGCTGTCGTAGACACTCGAATCCAATCATGAAGCGAGCAACTCTGAGTACTTACCCGTTAATTGAGATTTTTAAAGTCGTGTTCTTAGAATGTCTACGCCTAAAACTTTGATGCCATTTCTCTTTTGAAAAGGTCATCAACAAGTATGACGTTGATAATGTTTGATGTACTCTTATATATCCTTTTCAAATAGTACTCCAGTAATTGACTGCTGAACTGGCCACAAGTGTGTGTATTCATTACTAGTATAGAATTTTACAAGTGTGGGTGGGATCTAGTTCTAAGATATTCCTGAGTTATTGTAAGTCATTATCTGTAAATTCAAACCTTTCTTAAATTcacgatttttttttgtgatcggATGTTCGGACTAACTTACGCACATTTCAATTAATTTCGGGATtcaaaatttaatgaacgggAAAATCCTTTAGTGGCCATTAAAGTCACGAAATGTCAAAGGGAGGTTTGTTAGATTCAGACTTTGGTTTCTAGACCTCCATTGTTGATCTTCTAGCCTTTTTCGTATAGGGATCGTGGACTACAGTGCTGGTGGAGCCAAAAAATTTAAGCAGCCCAGTCGAcacataatatttaaaaaatttacgtGCGTCCACCGTTAAGTGGATGATAAATTTGTAATGTGTAAAAAATGTGCTGATATATCTAAAAAGACGTAGAAATATTTTTATGTGTGTGAATTTTGAGATTTCTGTtgaaaatttaaactttttcgGCGTGTGTCTGAACTTGTGGATTAATATTGTGTTGCAAAATCATAAACACtaaaagagagaaagtgtgtATTTTTAAGTGCTTCGTGATTAGGGTAATTTCATCATATTTTTCGATAAATTTAGAGgataaataaaaatatcaatcacacaaaaaaacatgttgaattttggatttggatttggactcTATCTCTGCGCATGGttcataataaattttctctttctctatctctctccacttattactcaaaatccaaatccaaaatcccaaaacgaactgGCCCCGAGGGCTCTGCCTTTGACCCCAAGTACATGGTGATTCAAGGAAGTTGTGTTTTTGCTGTGGTTTTTGAGCATAGAAAATCTTATTTGTGGACCATTCCATAAATAAGGCTTTACGGAGGTCAATCGCGCGTTCAAAGTGtttttgaacggtccggattGAATATCAATTGTGgccggtcaaaattgaaaacgaatctcggCCATTGATTGTGTGAACGGCTAAGATTGTGACTGGTCAAAACAAGTTGTTCACAgagcctccgtgaataagtttctctctcttgagTAATGTTACCTGGAACCAAGTTTTAGTCTTGGATTATTTAAATATTGGTGTATGAacgaaattaattaattaacggTAATACACGGCTACTATATATAGCTAGTTGGCTGTCTTTTCATCCAATTCAAGAATTTTAAATTAAGATTGCTAAATCGTTTTAGATGGACTTTTTGTACTCAAATTTCGTCGTATAGTAGTTTTCTTGTAAATTAATATGAGAGATGTAGGTTATTTACGGAGGTATACGATCTCACTCGtccgtctcgacaatcaatggttaGATTTTTAAAAGTTAGTACAATTACAAAGAATATTTAGAGTTATGCAGGGGCCTGGCACCCACCCACACCCCTTCCGTCCGCCCCAGTGGACCACCAAagacaaaattcctccaaaatattCATGCTTATGTGAATacattttgattaaaaaaatgagtatatatatgtatatatttatcATTTCCCCAATCTAGCTACCTTACTCTTTAAGTCTAAACCTAACTCGAATTACTCTCATCAATTTTGTGAAAGCGAACTTCTAACCCCTTCGATTTTAAAAATTAGCCTTCCAAATGCAGTATGTGgcttgagggtttttttttttcaatcgatagaagagatcattttttATATCAGGTATGAAgcacaaaatacaaatttgGGACACTACATAAATTGTGAGAGTCCATGAGATAATCAAGCCCAACAATTcaaccaatacaaaaaataagcccattatagggtagaaacaaagaaagaaagaaaaaaccctcTAAGAGAAGAACACCGACACACAGATGGGGAGACTCGAACTTTTGACCTCCTAATGAGATGCAATATGTGGCTTGAGTTGAGTCCTCTGTCTCCGGCCTAATTTATTGCACTCTCTCTTTCATGGGTTCCATCAAAATTATCTCGTTTTCTTGAGAAAAAGAGGTTTGAGGGTGTGTTTGGACAAAATAATCGAGGCATTGGAAATTATAGatgtttaatgatttttttaattaactttatgtcaaatttttttggatctagtcattcgtcttgacgagaaaaacaaaaaatgaccGAAGCTGAAAAccgtctttttcatttttttcaattttcagagGGAAAATTTGTGAAGTTCTTGAACTTTGAAAGAAGGTGAATAAATTTTGGTGGGAAGGTTGGGAAATGGTTACCATTTTGAGAATTGATGTAGGAATGGAGATTTGTGGCTGAAGACGGGATGactagaaaaattcaattcccTTGTAGTACTAAATATATTCACGTTTGCTTATCTTGAAAttcgtttctttttctcccaatttttttagcttttttccACCGCACGATAATAAATATCACATCGTGCGGTGCTAAGAGATTGTCGTCGCAAGCTATGATGTCTGAATTCTCCTTGATAAATCTTCTTGGTTGGCATGACTCCATTTTCTGCAATAACCTTCATTGGAATATAAGACACATGCAAATGGGGCCAGGCCAAACATTCCGACAATTGTGACAGTTAATATGGAAGTAATATACTAATTCCATTTTTTGACACTGCAATCTAACATTTAAATAAGCAGCTAGTAATGGAAGTAATGTTTATGGGTTAATAAAGTAAGACTTAAGTCATGTAGCCATAAGACGAtaattagagcatccacagtggaataaccaaaaggtaataatcaaaagttgtcacatcatcttttggttatgcatttaagaggttgctaagattaacaatgtagagatccacaatggtataatcaaaattgaataaccaaaacttgccacatcaccttttcaacttattaaattctaaaaattgtgacataaaaaacaaaatttccaaaacagttttgaaaaaaaaaagttttaataaaaaaacagttttgaaataaagtgtttttgcaaaaaaaaaaaaacagttttggaaaaaacagtttttgcaaaaaaaaaaaaaactgttattgcaaaaaaaaaaaaaaacttttaaaaaaaacatttttcttagaaacatctTGAAAATGGAGGTTAAGGAAACGTGGTgacaactaaatttggttattggcaaaaagtggctagttttgattatccaagagccaaaatttgatgagttgttaagaggtaattgctaagtttggttattccaatgtgagctctttttgaggaaatattgctaaccttaacaaccttttgattttgattataccactgtggatgctttTATAGGGCTAAAACGGagatttttcataaataattttggtactgcaactttttttttttttccaatcggtAGAAGAGATCATTACATTATACATGAAATACAAAGTACAACCATGAGACACTAGTTACATCTATTGTATGAGAGTCCACGAAATAATTAAGCTCAACAACTAAACCAATAGGATAAATAAGCCCTAACTCAACTACAGCCCCATTAAGGGGAGAAATAACCCCAAtaaatacaaaagaaagaatACCCACACGCTATGAGCCCGTTATTGAGTCCACGTAGGATCCGATTATTTggtttccattttcttcttcttgtcgaTTGCTTGACCTATATAAATTTTTAGGGGTGGTGGGATTGAGCTCTAAGAATTAGTCGATGTGCATGTAAGTTGATCCGGACATctgagttataaaaataaaactactgAAACAAAATGGACTGGAGGGGTATAGTAGAATTTAAGGTTTCACGCAAGGAACCGTTTCTCTCTCcccacccttctctctcttgatGAATGGCCTGTATATGATGATAATGCAGTGTGGACTGTGTAACTGCAGTTCAAGTCAAGTGGCAATATAGTTGAACTATAAATCCAGACATTCTGAATTCGAAACTCGGCAATCTTTTGGGGCCAGGCCGCAAGAGAaaagtctctcgtgaattccctAATGTGAAACCTTGAGGTGCGAGTGTAAGGCCACCTTTCACTGGATTGACCGGGGAGGGGAATattcgaggtgcgcgtaagctggcccaGACAGAGCTGACGGtcaggaaaatgaaaaagagagagggtggACTGCGGACTGTGGCATGGCACAGTTATGGTTAATCAGAGAGGGAAGAGTGGCTGCCCACCATCGATGGATTATGGATATGTATGGCAATGTCAATGTTACAGAAGGAGGGGCATGTGCTTTTGCCCCGCTATCAGTTCATTATCGATCAGGCCCATTTCGAGACTGGTTTTTATCGGAACTGTTTATTTTGTTCGCCTTATCAAATGAGTGGTTCATACGAAATTTAATTGGTATGTGACCGGAACGCTGCTGGAGTAATGTATGGCAATGCATGTCAATGTTACAGAAGGAGGGGCATGTGCTTTTGCCCTACTATCAGTCCATCATCGATCGGGCCCATTTTGACTCGTACTCGTTTTATCGGAACTGTTTATTTTGTTCGTCTTATCGAGTGAGTGGTTCATACGAATTTTTTTGATATGTGACCGGAACGCTGCTGGAGTCATCTCAAAATATCGAATCTACGGAGGACGCGAATTCATGTCTTTTGGTAGAGGTCGTTCAGCGGCCTCCGGCTGAGAATCCTGCGTCCTCCAAATTGATGTATgatcaatttgaatttttacaTGGGTCAAGCACTCGACaagacacacaaaaaaataaaaaaaaaagttcaaaccaAATTATCGGACCCTACGTGGACTCAATAACAGACTCATAGACTTTTCTTTCTTAGACTTTTCAAAGAAAGCTAACAATTTAGGGCTTGTTTCCcgtatattttttctttttctccgcaatttattttctttagctAAGTTGTTTCTACTAAACTAAACAATCACCATATTTTCTTCCCCTCCACTTTCCCTTCAGCCATCTTCTACTTATAGTTTAgtagaaacaacttgactacagactaaaaaaaaattgtccacaACTTCTAGCTTAATGGAAACGTGGCCTTAGGATTATTTGGTTTGCATGTTTTTCCTTTACAAGATTAAGTTCTTCCCCTCCATTTTCCCTATGACTTTCTAGTCCATTTAGCATGCCAGGGATGACTTTCTAGTCCATCTTCGTGATGGATAATTGCAATGAAACAGCACATATATGGATGGAATAGAgcctaacaaaacaaaatggaaagccTGAAGAAAACGAAAGTGGAGCCGAGAATTCATCGGatctcaaaagtcaaaaaagcTGTTGACAAGAATGTTTAACACATTAAAATAGTAGTTGCTTTTCGAAagctaaaatttcaaaactcgcGCATAAAATTCTTCGTAAATGCGCAGTTTGTGCACGGGAACCATTTTTGGATATCCCAATTCTGGAACCACAGAGCTTTCCTTTGCGCTACGCAGTCACTGAAAGAACACATTTCAAAAGCCACTAAACACGTCGTAAGACACGCCTGGGGCATCGTTGAAATTTCTCACCCGTTTGCCTGTCCGGTGTCCACATCTATATCTCTGTTTTTATCCGACagtccgtgcttcttagcttCAAAACATATACTGCAATTGAATACCTCGCTCATTTGTTCGATAAAAATCGTAACACAAGGCAACCTAGATACCCAGTTCATGTAACGAGAAAGCACGGGGGATTAGACAGCAAAATTGCAAGTCAAACATAACCAACGGCGTAACACTTGTAATATCCCAGTAATCTTATTTTCGAAACCACAAATAACTACTGagttcatgagagagagagagagagagagagagagagagagagagagagagaaactcagaAACTAAGGGACGACAAAACTCAGAAACTAACGGACGACATTCAACATGACGACTTGGACATAATATTACTTACAAAGTTTTGACAATGAATTGTAGAGACAATATCCTCAAGACAAAggaaagaaacaacaaatcaaGTTGACATGCAATGACAGATTTACAACTTCATAAGACTGACAATAATAGAAAAAGAAACGCCATCAAATCAGTTCCAGTAGCAAATCTGAACCTAATACAAAATAAGGGAAAGGACAACAAGTGCACCAATGACTAAAAACAGCATCTTCAGATAGTGATCTGGGTTATGTCCATGATTTGTGGGCTGACGGAATCCGTGCG
This genomic window contains:
- the LOC131332497 gene encoding probable galacturonosyltransferase-like 1, translated to MPKQGLQSLLVFSLYISSFTLSTTLSTSTTNLPQQFKEAPEFYNSPNCPSIINNHDIETEDDDNNNDDDIISICSEEAVHVAMTLDATYLRGSMAAILSVLHHSFCPQNKIFHFITSAASSASASANASSLLRATVSASFPYLKFQIYPFSDSVVTGLISTSIRSALDCPLNYARSYLANILPLCVRKVVYLDSDVVLVDDIAKLAATPLGGDAVLAAPEYCGANFTAYFTPAFWSNPSLSLTFANRKPCYFNTGVMVIDLDRWRAGDYTTKIEEWMELQKRMRIYDLGSLPPFLLVFAGNIVPVDHRWNQHGLGGDNFRGLCRNLHPGPVSLLHWSGKGKPWARLDASRPCPLDALWAPYDLLKPPFSFDS